In Streptomyces caniferus, one DNA window encodes the following:
- a CDS encoding flavoprotein — protein sequence MSDQPAQPKKPFLYVVVCASGIASDVHKLITAAQKQGWDVGVIATPLGLGFIDASAVEAQTGYPIRSAWRSPGDPRPLPPADAIAVAPATFNTINKWAAGISDTLAVGILCEAYGLGIPTAVLPYLNTAQAAHPAYRQSLDRLREMGVLIGSYDPHRPKAGGGADRFHWEEALELLAPKASGRA from the coding sequence GTGAGTGATCAGCCCGCCCAGCCGAAGAAGCCGTTCCTGTATGTCGTTGTGTGCGCGTCCGGTATCGCGAGCGACGTTCACAAGCTGATCACCGCCGCCCAGAAGCAGGGCTGGGACGTCGGCGTCATCGCCACTCCACTCGGGCTCGGCTTCATCGACGCCTCGGCGGTCGAGGCTCAGACCGGCTACCCCATCCGTTCAGCGTGGCGCTCACCCGGCGATCCCCGGCCCCTGCCGCCCGCTGACGCCATTGCGGTCGCGCCGGCCACCTTCAACACCATCAACAAATGGGCCGCCGGGATCTCCGACACCCTCGCGGTGGGCATCCTGTGCGAGGCGTACGGCCTCGGCATCCCCACCGCCGTGCTCCCGTACCTGAACACGGCCCAGGCCGCCCACCCCGCGTACCGGCAGAGTCTGGACCGGTTGCGCGAGATGGGCGTCTTGATCGGCTCGTACGACCCCCACCGGCCGAAGGCCGGTGGGGGAGCGGACCGTTTCCACTGGGAGGAGGCGTTGGAACTGCTCGCCCCGAAGGCGTCGGGGCGAGCGTGA
- a CDS encoding helix-turn-helix domain-containing protein — translation MGMMAPDGIGAMLRGIRESAGLTRDEQALALQEAQSGKWFDPENLKRWETERRLPTPVWHELLAEVYGRSVEEIVRAVAASRRYRRSQRRAGVEGEEDAAVKRRQFLGVAAGATGAVALPGIAEARQGINAGLSNADTGDLDYLQGAFERHRGGYRGRPPGAVLAQMRNDLDLLRDVLSRPHRASARADLARTAAGITGLVAIIQHDRGDQRDSLGWFATAEQAARESGDRHMLAWSLARHAMVPLNYGAPNAAAELAIRARAEAGRTPTAAAALAAAVTARALASTGDHKGALRAVADARSIAERLDAAQGADTWFGYPLQKHHVHLSQAFTLMGRTREAHAEQEAALFLTRSPSVMTRALLAMDAATCLKVDGDDSAAADAAADVWQRLPSAYRDGLIRSRADALHQSLVGSAHSRLGDALAS, via the coding sequence ATGGGCATGATGGCACCAGACGGCATCGGCGCCATGCTGAGAGGTATCCGGGAATCGGCCGGGCTCACGCGCGATGAGCAGGCTCTGGCATTACAAGAAGCCCAGAGTGGAAAGTGGTTCGACCCGGAGAACCTGAAGCGCTGGGAGACCGAGCGCCGTCTGCCGACACCGGTATGGCACGAACTGCTGGCAGAGGTCTACGGACGCTCTGTGGAAGAGATCGTTCGTGCGGTGGCGGCAAGCAGGCGCTACCGCAGGTCGCAGCGCCGAGCCGGTGTCGAGGGAGAGGAGGACGCGGCGGTGAAACGACGACAGTTTCTCGGGGTGGCGGCGGGAGCGACAGGAGCAGTCGCCCTGCCGGGTATCGCGGAGGCGCGACAGGGCATCAACGCCGGCCTCTCCAACGCTGATACTGGCGATCTTGACTACCTGCAAGGGGCGTTCGAGCGGCACCGCGGGGGCTATCGTGGCCGCCCCCCAGGCGCCGTCCTCGCCCAGATGAGAAACGACCTCGACCTCCTGCGGGACGTGCTCAGCCGTCCACACCGGGCGTCTGCTCGTGCAGACCTCGCACGCACAGCGGCGGGGATCACCGGCCTGGTGGCGATCATCCAGCACGACCGCGGGGACCAGCGGGACTCGCTCGGCTGGTTCGCCACCGCCGAACAGGCCGCACGCGAGTCAGGCGATCGGCACATGCTTGCCTGGAGCCTGGCCCGGCACGCCATGGTCCCGCTCAACTACGGCGCCCCGAACGCGGCCGCTGAACTCGCCATCCGCGCCCGCGCCGAGGCCGGACGGACCCCAACAGCCGCAGCCGCGCTGGCAGCCGCCGTCACCGCGCGAGCCCTCGCTTCCACCGGAGACCACAAGGGCGCCTTGCGCGCGGTTGCCGACGCCCGCTCCATCGCCGAGCGCCTGGACGCGGCCCAAGGTGCCGACACCTGGTTCGGCTACCCCCTCCAGAAGCACCACGTCCATCTCTCCCAAGCGTTCACCTTGATGGGGCGCACCCGGGAAGCGCACGCCGAACAGGAAGCGGCGCTCTTCCTCACCCGATCGCCTTCCGTCATGACCCGCGCCCTGCTGGCCATGGATGCCGCGACCTGCCTGAAGGTCGATGGGGACGATTCCGCAGCGGCAGATGCGGCTGCTGACGTATGGCAACGGCTCCCCTCGGCGTACCGAGACGGCCTGATCCGCTCCCGCGCCGACGCCCTGCACCAGTCGCTCGTGGGCAGCGCCCACAGCAGACTTGGCGACGCGCTGGCCAGTTGA
- a CDS encoding ATP-binding protein, with product MRVYSQSFFLVRDPTSVRLSRRRLHGLAENWGLRLNEASDTALTTVLSELVTNAVRHGTGAMLTIGVRATLSRRRVLVEVYDDSRILPAPRCAAPEDETGRGMALIDRLSVCHGAERTNCGKCVWAEIALPEQRLTSRQLILRPGRAARAVARRLTAPRRRPRPGPAGHRARHGRHPSPQSPSVLHPVERAWQQHPPHIPHKEGESPCPTS from the coding sequence ATGCGCGTGTACAGCCAAAGTTTCTTTCTGGTCCGCGACCCGACCTCGGTGCGGCTCAGCCGTCGCCGCCTCCACGGTTTGGCCGAGAACTGGGGGCTGCGCCTGAACGAAGCCTCCGACACAGCGCTGACCACCGTGCTCTCCGAACTGGTCACCAACGCGGTGCGGCACGGAACCGGCGCGATGCTCACCATCGGAGTGCGCGCCACCCTCAGCCGGCGACGGGTCCTGGTCGAGGTCTACGACGACTCGCGCATCCTTCCCGCGCCGCGCTGCGCGGCTCCGGAGGACGAGACCGGACGCGGTATGGCGCTCATCGACCGTCTGTCCGTCTGCCACGGAGCCGAACGAACCAACTGCGGCAAGTGCGTATGGGCAGAGATCGCCCTCCCCGAACAGCGGCTCACGAGCCGCCAGCTCATTCTTCGCCCCGGTCGCGCCGCCCGAGCCGTCGCCCGCCGCCTGACCGCGCCCCGCCGGCGCCCGAGACCGGGCCCGGCAGGACATCGCGCACGCCATGGGCGGCACCCCAGCCCCCAGTCCCCTTCGGTACTCCACCCCGTCGAGAGGGCCTGGCAGCAACACCCACCGCACATTCCACACAAAGAAGGAGAGTCTCCATGCCCGACCAGCTGA
- a CDS encoding albusnodin family lasso peptide translates to MPDQLNAPPIEENDLVPIEIGDAAELTEGQGGGNSEDKRRGYN, encoded by the coding sequence ATGCCCGACCAGCTGAATGCGCCCCCGATCGAAGAGAACGATCTGGTGCCCATCGAGATCGGAGACGCGGCCGAGCTGACCGAGGGACAGGGCGGCGGCAATAGCGAGGACAAGCGTCGCGGCTACAACTGA
- a CDS encoding albusnodin/ikarugamycin family macrolactam cyclase: MIFGGFSNPHNPHPRPAGAKPVAARTTTWRLGDGAARSASNDSGRRRILILGLCGATSFEMQCLAGSKLPGDIGWRWPGSYAVVEEAEDGVALHTDPAAARPVYLTAYRGGWAWCTSARALASLIGAPVDTQRLACSVFLPSAPALAGSRTFFTGVEQLPPGSRIELPADGSSPRCTTLWRPDADSAGSPVQRLRTALTATVALRVAADPALSCDLSGGLDSTSVAVLAAHALPPSGRLNAVTIHPEGDTSGADLHYALLTAEAHEGRIAHHLLPMAAEHLPYTRITAVPATDEPAPSTLTQARLTGQLRWMRTNLGSHTHLTGDGGDSVLFQPPLHLADLIRHRRWKRAANEAFGWARLRHHKVLPFLVDATRAARASRRQALANLARTVGTPGRNDHGRVRWFPLLPFPAWAEPAARRLLAQAAREAVAAPDTLPGLDNSVRVLVDEIREVARTAAADAELAASCGIDLHNPFLDATVMDTVMRTPIDQRAPLHAYKPQLSQAMAGLLPPAVAARTTKGSFDADHYAGLRANLTGLLALTDGHLAGLRLISPASLGRALRGAAAGIPIPLATLEQAMAAEAWLLAHHRDPAPVWTSEPARSTHD; encoded by the coding sequence GTGATCTTCGGAGGCTTCAGCAATCCGCACAATCCCCACCCCCGACCCGCCGGAGCGAAGCCCGTCGCGGCACGGACAACAACATGGCGGCTGGGGGACGGCGCTGCTCGCTCAGCATCGAACGACAGCGGTCGGCGGCGCATCCTCATCCTGGGGCTCTGCGGTGCCACCAGCTTCGAAATGCAGTGCCTGGCAGGCAGCAAGCTGCCCGGCGATATCGGGTGGCGATGGCCCGGCTCCTACGCGGTCGTGGAAGAAGCCGAAGACGGTGTGGCCCTGCATACCGATCCGGCCGCAGCCCGCCCCGTCTACCTCACCGCCTACCGAGGCGGGTGGGCGTGGTGCACCTCTGCTCGGGCACTGGCATCGCTCATCGGTGCCCCTGTAGACACCCAGCGGCTGGCGTGCTCCGTATTTCTGCCCTCGGCCCCCGCGTTAGCGGGCTCACGGACGTTCTTCACGGGCGTTGAGCAACTGCCGCCCGGCAGCCGAATCGAGCTGCCCGCCGACGGCAGCAGCCCCAGGTGTACGACCCTGTGGCGGCCCGACGCCGACTCGGCAGGATCGCCCGTGCAGCGTCTGCGCACTGCGCTGACGGCCACCGTCGCATTACGCGTGGCAGCTGACCCTGCCCTATCGTGCGATCTGTCCGGAGGGCTGGACTCGACTTCCGTCGCAGTCCTGGCAGCGCACGCGTTGCCGCCCTCCGGCCGTCTCAACGCCGTCACCATCCACCCCGAAGGCGACACGTCCGGTGCGGATCTGCACTACGCACTTCTGACGGCCGAGGCGCATGAAGGCCGCATCGCCCACCACCTGCTGCCGATGGCAGCGGAACACCTGCCGTACACCCGCATCACCGCCGTGCCGGCCACCGATGAACCAGCCCCCTCCACCCTGACGCAGGCCCGTCTGACCGGTCAGCTCCGCTGGATGCGAACGAACCTCGGGAGTCACACACACCTGACGGGCGACGGTGGCGACAGCGTCCTGTTCCAGCCGCCTCTTCACCTCGCCGACCTGATACGCCACCGCCGCTGGAAGCGAGCAGCCAACGAGGCGTTCGGCTGGGCCCGTCTGCGGCACCACAAGGTACTCCCGTTCCTCGTCGACGCCACGAGGGCCGCCAGGGCCAGCCGTCGCCAAGCTCTCGCCAACCTCGCCCGCACCGTCGGAACGCCTGGCCGAAACGATCACGGGCGCGTCCGCTGGTTCCCTCTTCTGCCGTTCCCCGCCTGGGCCGAGCCGGCAGCCCGCCGCCTCCTGGCCCAGGCAGCGCGCGAAGCCGTCGCTGCACCAGACACGCTGCCGGGCCTGGACAACTCCGTACGAGTCTTGGTGGACGAGATCCGCGAGGTCGCACGCACGGCAGCGGCCGACGCCGAGCTGGCAGCCTCCTGCGGTATCGACCTGCATAACCCGTTCCTTGACGCCACGGTGATGGACACCGTGATGAGAACACCCATCGACCAGCGCGCACCGCTCCACGCCTACAAGCCGCAGCTGAGCCAAGCCATGGCAGGACTGCTCCCGCCAGCCGTAGCAGCCCGCACCACCAAGGGCAGCTTCGATGCCGATCACTACGCCGGCCTCCGCGCCAACCTGACTGGCCTCCTCGCCCTCACCGACGGCCACCTCGCCGGCCTCCGATTGATCAGCCCGGCTTCCCTGGGACGCGCCCTGCGCGGGGCCGCCGCAGGCATCCCGATACCACTGGCCACCCTCGAACAAGCCATGGCTGCCGAAGCCTGGCTGCTCGCCCACCACCGCGACCCCGCACCTGTCTGGACGAGCGAGCCCGCCAGGAGCACACATGATTGA
- a CDS encoding lasso peptide biosynthesis B2 protein translates to MIELPRFATAPAHVRALDFGHVTVLVNYRNGHVQCLLSAAAALWRDTAATGRLDVMPSVLATRLLTTGLLVRTLTPIPWPAPLIAKGSSASWGSAEHPAGALRPAPTRTTTAAVAALATVLAIKRLGTPSTTMPRLTTALRRAVSTCRQPATHDQAQAAVLAVRRAGWYSPARTACLEESAAAVLLLATRRLSATWCHGVAPDPVRLHAWVQTDNGGPAAEPPSTLAYTAALTIGARHQHQL, encoded by the coding sequence ATGATTGAGCTGCCCCGCTTCGCCACCGCCCCCGCCCATGTCCGAGCCCTCGACTTCGGGCACGTCACGGTCCTCGTCAACTACCGCAATGGCCATGTCCAATGCCTGCTGTCCGCCGCGGCGGCGCTCTGGCGCGACACAGCAGCAACCGGCCGCCTGGACGTCATGCCGTCCGTTCTCGCCACCCGGCTTCTCACCACCGGCCTCCTGGTCAGAACCCTCACACCGATCCCGTGGCCGGCGCCGCTGATCGCGAAGGGCTCCAGCGCGAGCTGGGGCAGCGCAGAACACCCTGCCGGAGCCCTCCGGCCCGCACCCACCCGCACCACCACGGCCGCCGTAGCCGCTCTGGCCACGGTCCTTGCCATCAAGCGACTCGGCACCCCGAGCACCACGATGCCCCGCCTCACCACTGCGCTGAGGAGGGCGGTGTCAACATGCCGCCAACCCGCCACCCACGACCAGGCCCAGGCCGCCGTCCTCGCCGTCCGCCGCGCTGGCTGGTACTCGCCGGCGAGAACCGCCTGCCTGGAAGAATCCGCCGCCGCGGTGCTCCTGCTCGCGACCCGGCGTCTGTCGGCCACCTGGTGCCACGGCGTCGCGCCAGATCCCGTCCGGCTCCATGCCTGGGTGCAGACTGACAACGGAGGCCCGGCCGCCGAGCCGCCCTCGACGCTCGCCTACACCGCCGCCCTCACCATTGGAGCCCGCCATCAGCACCAGCTCTGA
- a CDS encoding GNAT family N-acetyltransferase, with translation MGTDTCALGPYRADLVETYWRWEQDPTLLVGYGRQAPESLEARTEGMAHQLRGGNIRFTIYDRTSGEPVPAGVATLLPDHAVRTAEYIIMLAPEARGRGLGTQATRLALDYAFHITNLRMVWLKVLAPNKAGIRAYEKAGFRTVGALRKAGYWLGQTCDEVIMDAVAGEFEGPSAVESLLTGE, from the coding sequence ATCGGAACCGACACCTGCGCACTCGGCCCTTACCGCGCCGACCTCGTCGAGACCTACTGGCGCTGGGAACAGGACCCCACTCTCCTCGTCGGCTACGGCCGCCAGGCACCCGAGTCCCTCGAAGCACGCACCGAAGGCATGGCCCACCAACTCCGGGGCGGGAACATCCGCTTCACCATCTACGACCGCACCTCCGGCGAACCCGTACCCGCCGGAGTCGCCACCCTCCTGCCCGACCACGCCGTCCGCACCGCCGAATACATCATCATGCTCGCCCCCGAAGCCCGCGGGCGCGGTCTCGGCACTCAGGCCACCCGCCTGGCCCTCGACTACGCCTTCCACATCACCAACTTGCGCATGGTCTGGCTCAAGGTCCTCGCCCCCAACAAGGCCGGCATCCGCGCCTACGAGAAGGCAGGCTTCCGTACGGTCGGCGCTCTCCGGAAAGCCGGGTACTGGCTCGGTCAGACGTGCGACGAAGTCATCATGGATGCCGTCGCGGGAGAGTTCGAGGGGCCTTCGGCTGTTGAATCCCTGCTAACTGGCGAATAA
- a CDS encoding SLATT domain-containing protein codes for MESVSQDTTDRVNALIEHKKGIAELRVALRIRTIQTVTRWLSGALAVVLLFAAVVANVAVGSSAIALANKIAIPVLILSAGTFLAVRSMEKKAKKPYDKTARELKIDLEAAEELRLLDAARLELPVPDRQYSYKDSIPAELDGLRRDGRKYRRKHNVSQSVIIVGSLAGTAVSALADTPAPLKYWAMGITFAVGTAAGFTGYYKWRERAFYLQQTADDIERHATAFDLGIYPYDEGEEHFRLAKLAKEIELLRVEQRKREQQLDQPHEGSAEVV; via the coding sequence ATGGAATCCGTTTCGCAGGATACGACAGACAGGGTAAATGCTCTTATTGAGCACAAAAAGGGCATAGCTGAACTTCGGGTCGCATTACGGATTAGGACCATCCAGACAGTAACCCGCTGGTTATCCGGAGCCCTCGCCGTTGTCCTGCTCTTCGCTGCAGTCGTCGCGAACGTAGCCGTCGGTTCGTCGGCTATCGCCCTCGCCAACAAGATCGCCATTCCCGTCTTGATTCTCAGCGCCGGGACATTCTTGGCAGTTCGCTCCATGGAAAAGAAGGCGAAGAAGCCCTACGACAAGACGGCGCGCGAGCTGAAGATTGACCTGGAAGCGGCGGAAGAGCTTCGTCTCTTAGACGCCGCCCGCCTGGAGCTTCCAGTCCCAGACCGTCAATACTCTTACAAGGACTCAATCCCGGCTGAGCTCGACGGGCTACGCAGAGACGGAAGGAAGTATAGAAGGAAGCACAACGTCTCCCAGTCCGTCATCATTGTTGGGTCGCTGGCTGGAACTGCCGTCTCCGCCCTTGCTGACACGCCGGCTCCCCTCAAGTACTGGGCTATGGGCATCACGTTCGCCGTAGGCACAGCGGCAGGCTTCACGGGTTACTACAAATGGCGCGAGCGAGCCTTCTACCTCCAGCAGACTGCGGATGACATCGAACGCCATGCTACGGCTTTCGACTTGGGGATTTACCCCTATGACGAGGGTGAGGAGCACTTCAGGCTGGCCAAGCTCGCCAAGGAGATCGAACTCCTACGAGTCGAGCAGCGCAAGCGCGAGCAGCAGCTTGACCAGCCACACGAAGGGAGCGCCGAAGTTGTCTAG
- a CDS encoding Scr1 family TA system antitoxin-like transcriptional regulator: protein MGRRSRNPVNTSGPLGEFASDLQALRQAAGLTAAQTHEYTKVPLSTIYAALSGNRLPSPSVLSALIGAWGGSRQEWHERRHEVEAQLATDVALPPGESPSRRSCVRCGKSLGATARGRNRIYCGPDCRRAAAVARHRNNPPEPQTRGDASTSALTFASRIGELHERAGRPPLRELAQRTGVSAPTLSRALSGEKVPSWRVVEMIMSAFTVDDDDREALRGLWVQAAGSLDRRQSAALRSGDATPVPAVAAPIDFHPRMMNSRQLPAAYAANRGAIEGNAPLFAAQGGESDRVIGEREVNPVAASMLLGVMLRDLRAKSGMTMLDAARALHCSASRVSRIEGAKSAPNLRDIRAFVQIYGVADEDADTLEALTAMALAPAWWNDFGEAVPAWITRLVALESTAASAWTYQLAKVPALLQTAEYASAVQGMAELAPRVRKDSHRLAFQAARQERYFRSSVQSIFILDEGVLHRTFGSALVMTEQMERLIQVAGFPGQEIRILSYSAGVPPLPFPVVHLLFDGEIPDVTVAGEGSGMWYVSDSGSHWGTSEFRDALSRMADRSESSEVSLEMIRSARDRFSAELEQ, encoded by the coding sequence ATGGGGCGGCGATCTCGAAACCCCGTCAACACGTCTGGTCCTCTAGGTGAGTTCGCGAGTGACCTTCAGGCCCTGCGGCAGGCTGCAGGTCTCACAGCGGCGCAGACGCATGAGTACACCAAGGTCCCGCTGTCAACGATTTACGCAGCCCTCAGCGGAAACCGTCTCCCGTCGCCTTCAGTTTTGTCGGCTCTCATTGGGGCCTGGGGCGGCAGTAGGCAGGAGTGGCATGAACGTCGCCACGAGGTGGAGGCTCAGCTTGCGACTGATGTTGCTTTGCCTCCAGGTGAGTCACCCAGCAGAAGAAGCTGCGTGCGGTGTGGGAAGTCGCTCGGTGCGACGGCGAGGGGGCGCAACCGCATCTACTGCGGCCCCGACTGCCGACGCGCAGCGGCAGTTGCCCGTCATCGCAACAACCCTCCAGAGCCTCAGACACGTGGAGATGCTTCCACTTCTGCACTCACGTTCGCCTCTCGCATTGGCGAACTTCACGAAAGGGCCGGCCGCCCTCCCCTTCGTGAGCTTGCCCAGCGCACTGGCGTCAGCGCTCCGACGTTGAGTCGTGCACTATCCGGCGAAAAGGTCCCGTCCTGGCGAGTCGTCGAAATGATCATGAGTGCCTTTACTGTGGACGATGACGACCGCGAAGCCCTTCGGGGGCTGTGGGTGCAGGCTGCCGGTTCGCTTGACCGGCGACAGTCCGCAGCCCTCCGCAGTGGTGATGCGACTCCAGTCCCCGCTGTCGCAGCGCCCATCGATTTTCACCCCAGGATGATGAATTCTCGACAGCTGCCTGCTGCTTACGCGGCCAATCGGGGGGCTATTGAGGGCAATGCTCCCCTATTTGCTGCTCAGGGGGGCGAGTCGGACCGAGTGATCGGGGAACGGGAAGTCAATCCAGTGGCAGCCTCGATGCTTTTGGGAGTGATGCTTCGTGATCTGCGCGCTAAAAGTGGCATGACCATGCTGGATGCCGCTCGGGCTCTCCACTGTTCTGCGTCTCGGGTGAGTCGAATCGAAGGGGCCAAATCGGCACCCAATCTTCGAGATATTCGAGCCTTTGTGCAAATCTATGGAGTCGCCGACGAAGATGCCGACACGCTAGAAGCGCTCACAGCGATGGCATTGGCTCCAGCGTGGTGGAATGACTTCGGGGAGGCTGTGCCTGCATGGATTACGCGCCTAGTCGCTTTGGAATCTACGGCAGCCAGTGCGTGGACCTACCAGTTGGCGAAGGTTCCTGCGCTCCTGCAAACTGCGGAATACGCATCAGCTGTGCAAGGCATGGCCGAGCTCGCCCCGCGGGTTAGAAAGGATAGTCATCGCCTTGCATTCCAGGCAGCCCGCCAGGAGCGCTATTTTAGGAGTTCGGTGCAATCGATTTTCATCTTGGATGAAGGTGTATTGCACCGAACTTTTGGTAGTGCGCTCGTAATGACGGAGCAGATGGAGCGACTGATTCAGGTTGCTGGGTTCCCTGGTCAGGAGATCAGAATCCTCTCCTATAGTGCTGGTGTTCCCCCCTTGCCTTTTCCGGTCGTTCATCTTCTATTCGATGGTGAAATTCCGGATGTGACTGTCGCTGGCGAGGGTAGTGGGATGTGGTACGTATCTGACTCCGGGTCGCATTGGGGTACTTCTGAATTCAGGGATGCGCTAAGCAGGATGGCTGATAGATCTGAAAGCAGTGAGGTCAGCTTGGAGATGATTCGGAGTGCGCGAGACCGTTTTAGTGCGGAATTGGAGCAGTAG
- a CDS encoding zinc finger domain-containing protein, with product MREFTNHKAQLTLGVLRAFHLETLNFSGRHPEATLTDFERHLRHRVDALEADLEAKESAAEAAVFTKPLSGPLADPERQRAFKHQESQHPSGTEREAWWQRRAAVLDEIKKQGLAEAQEWECRACGAQVGVACHTAGGRPRKEAHFLRATDAELPYLRAYGLR from the coding sequence ATGCGCGAGTTCACCAACCACAAGGCGCAGCTAACGCTCGGCGTGCTACGTGCCTTCCACCTGGAGACCCTAAACTTCTCAGGAAGGCATCCTGAAGCGACATTGACCGACTTTGAGCGGCACTTGCGTCATCGGGTCGACGCCCTGGAAGCGGATTTGGAAGCGAAGGAAAGCGCGGCCGAGGCGGCCGTCTTCACCAAGCCACTGTCGGGTCCCCTCGCCGACCCCGAACGCCAGCGCGCGTTCAAGCACCAGGAGTCGCAGCACCCTTCGGGCACCGAGAGGGAGGCGTGGTGGCAGCGACGAGCGGCGGTGCTGGACGAGATCAAGAAGCAGGGACTCGCGGAGGCCCAGGAGTGGGAGTGCCGAGCCTGCGGAGCTCAGGTCGGGGTCGCTTGTCATACAGCCGGTGGAAGGCCCCGTAAGGAAGCTCATTTCCTACGGGCCACCGACGCCGAACTGCCCTACCTCCGGGCCTACGGCTTGCGCTGA
- a CDS encoding IS5 family transposase (programmed frameshift) has product MSDDLVPDDLWERVAPLLPPRPPRRQRYPGRLPADDRAALRGIVYVLCKGVSWADVPAERIGCSGVTAWRRLRDWTEAGVWPQLHEVLLAELRAAGLLDMDDAAVDAPTSQGPQRGAHTGPSPVDRARPGSKHHLVTDRHGTPLAITLTSGNRHDVTQLMPLLDAIPRIRGVRGRPRHRPGRLFADRGYDYDKYRRLLRARGITPKFARKGTAHGSGLGKTRWVVERTFAWLHQFKRLRIRYEIRADLHLGLLQLACSIICLRRLRTSF; this is encoded by the exons GTGTCGGATGATCTTGTGCCTGATGACCTATGGGAACGGGTAGCCCCGCTGCTTCCTCCCCGCCCGCCGAGACGCCAGAGGTATCCGGGTCGGCTGCCGGCGGACGACCGGGCTGCCCTGCGTGGGATCGTTTACGTGCTGTGCAAGGGCGTGAGCTGGGCGGATGTTCCGGCGGAGCGGATCGGCTGCAGTGGGGTAACCGCCTGGCGGCGACTTCGGGACTGGACCGAGGCCGGTGTCTGGCCCCAGCTGCACGAGGTTCTTCTGGCGGAGCTGCGGGCGGCCGGCCTGCTGGACATGGATGACGCAGCCGTGGACGCTCCCACATC TCAGGGCCCTCAAAGGGGGGCTCACACCGGACCTTCGCCGGTCGACCGCGCGCGTCCAGGCAGCAAGCACCACCTGGTCACCGACCGTCATGGAACACCGTTGGCCATCACGCTGACCAGCGGAAACCGCCACGACGTCACACAGTTGATGCCACTACTGGACGCGATACCCCGCATTCGCGGAGTCCGAGGCCGTCCGCGTCACCGGCCGGGCCGGCTGTTCGCCGACCGCGGCTACGACTACGACAAGTACCGCCGTCTCCTCCGGGCCCGCGGCATCACACCGAAGTTCGCCCGCAAGGGCACAGCCCACGGCTCCGGGCTGGGCAAGACCCGCTGGGTCGTCGAGCGCACCTTCGCCTGGCTCCACCAGTTCAAACGCCTGCGGATCCGCTACGAGATACGCGCCGACCTCCACCTCGGCCTGCTCCAACTCGCCTGCAGCATCATCTGCTTGAGGCGACTCCGAACCTCATTCTGA
- a CDS encoding helix-turn-helix domain-containing protein has translation MGKYGIRDRVSKVGPLQSWLMREKRRADLSFEELAALTYISKSSLHRATQGVEIPSRQVFEAFVRGCASDPKVAEQVWRSAESIKSLFALDISSTHPDDVVSHTELRLALTRLVKQRGLTLRQIEKLAEQRSVKLRRSTLGDALSGRQTFSRRSTNELVRTCGEAESSIQAWDEAWQRAERDRRSRNGHLGGMRRLPAGARQYVELGIEEIFRVCERYGVPGAEIDMYMRRQTDLIRNSGVRTYWDNPPAPWKGSVSVPAGDVSGRIEEALRGVLMKRVDAPLDWSLLRGLTSAVLHELHQDEDASRTSEMETAE, from the coding sequence GTGGGTAAATATGGGATTCGAGATCGCGTTTCCAAAGTTGGTCCTTTGCAGTCCTGGCTGATGCGGGAAAAGCGCCGCGCCGACCTCAGCTTCGAAGAGCTTGCCGCGTTGACGTATATTTCAAAATCCTCGTTGCATCGAGCCACGCAAGGGGTCGAAATTCCCAGCCGACAGGTCTTCGAAGCATTTGTTCGAGGTTGCGCATCTGACCCGAAGGTTGCCGAGCAGGTATGGCGAAGTGCAGAGTCGATAAAGTCCCTGTTTGCATTGGACATCTCATCGACTCACCCCGACGACGTCGTAAGTCACACCGAACTACGCCTTGCTCTTACACGTCTCGTGAAGCAGAGAGGGCTAACTCTGCGACAGATCGAAAAGTTGGCGGAGCAGCGAAGCGTCAAGCTTCGCCGAAGCACGCTCGGTGATGCACTCAGCGGGCGTCAGACCTTCAGCCGCAGGTCGACCAACGAGCTTGTGCGCACCTGCGGTGAAGCGGAAAGCTCCATTCAAGCCTGGGACGAAGCATGGCAGCGTGCCGAGCGCGACAGGAGAAGCCGAAACGGGCATCTAGGTGGGATGCGCAGGCTCCCCGCAGGCGCCAGGCAGTACGTTGAACTTGGCATAGAAGAAATATTTCGCGTGTGTGAGCGATATGGCGTCCCCGGCGCAGAGATAGACATGTACATGCGTAGGCAAACAGACTTGATACGCAACTCGGGAGTGCGAACCTATTGGGATAACCCTCCTGCCCCTTGGAAGGGTTCTGTTTCGGTGCCAGCCGGTGACGTTTCGGGGCGCATTGAAGAAGCCCTGCGCGGGGTTTTGATGAAGAGAGTTGATGCCCCTTTGGATTGGTCGCTATTGCGTGGGCTTACGAGTGCTGTACTTCACGAGCTGCATCAGGATGAAGACGCCAGCAGAACCAGCGAAATGGAGACTGCTGAATAA